From the genome of Glycine max cultivar Williams 82 chromosome 2, Glycine_max_v4.0, whole genome shotgun sequence, one region includes:
- the LOC100816742 gene encoding MLO-like protein 12 isoform X3, producing MVVFLLLASIHPINLGAKLQMITKMGLRIQDRGEVFKGAPVVEPGDDLFWFNRPRFLLFIIHLVLFQNAFQLAHFAWSTMASTMKPTIFNDRVAAALKKWHHTSKKHVKHRKHSEGNNATPFSSRSSTPTFGMSPIHLLHRHLAGRSESAQTSPRISNYENEQCDVDGEASTSYHPGTDDTQMQVLGPHSTTELRISTKHDINFSSSEFSFEKRNTRGD from the exons AT GGTGGTATTCTTATTATTGGCTTCCATTCATCCCATTAATT TGGGTGCTAAGCTAcaaatgataacaaagatgGGACTGAGGATTCAAGACAGAGGGGAAGTATTCAAGGGTGCACCTGTGGTTGAGCCAGGAGATGACCTGTTCTGGTTCAACCGTCCACGCTTCCTTCTCTTCATCATTCATCTTGTTCTCTTTCAG AATGCCTTTCAATTAGCACATTTTGCATGGAGTACA ATGGCTTCAACCATGAAACCCACCATTTTCAATGATAGAGTAGCAGCAGCATTGAAGAAATGGCACCATACTTCCAAAAAGCATGTCAAACACCGCAAGCATTCAGAGGGTAACAATGCCACACCATTCTCAAGCAGATCATCAACCCCAACATTTGGCATGTCTCCTATTCACCTGCTGCACAGACACCTTGCTGGAAGAAGTGAGAGTGCACAAACTTCTCCAAGGATATCCAACTATGAAAATGAACAATGTGATGTGGATGGTGAAGCTTCCACAAGCTACCATCCAGGAACAGATGATACCCAAATGCAAGTTCTGGGGCCTCATTCAACAACAGAATTGCGTATTAGCACTAAACATGACATCAATTTTAGTTCATCAGAATTTTCTTTTGAGAAGCGAAACACCAGAGGAGATTAG
- the LOC100816742 gene encoding MLO-like protein 12 isoform X2 codes for MTWWYSYYWLPFIPLIAILLVGAKLQMITKMGLRIQDRGEVFKGAPVVEPGDDLFWFNRPRFLLFIIHLVLFQNAFQLAHFAWSTMASTMKPTIFNDRVAAALKKWHHTSKKHVKHRKHSEGNNATPFSSRSSTPTFGMSPIHLLHRHLAGRSESAQTSPRISNYENEQCDVDGEASTSYHPGTDDTQMQVLGPHSTTELRISTKHDINFSSSEFSFEKRNTRGD; via the exons ATGACAT GGTGGTATTCTTATTATTGGCTTCCATTCATCCCATTAATT GCAATCTTACTAGTGGGTGCTAAGCTAcaaatgataacaaagatgGGACTGAGGATTCAAGACAGAGGGGAAGTATTCAAGGGTGCACCTGTGGTTGAGCCAGGAGATGACCTGTTCTGGTTCAACCGTCCACGCTTCCTTCTCTTCATCATTCATCTTGTTCTCTTTCAG AATGCCTTTCAATTAGCACATTTTGCATGGAGTACA ATGGCTTCAACCATGAAACCCACCATTTTCAATGATAGAGTAGCAGCAGCATTGAAGAAATGGCACCATACTTCCAAAAAGCATGTCAAACACCGCAAGCATTCAGAGGGTAACAATGCCACACCATTCTCAAGCAGATCATCAACCCCAACATTTGGCATGTCTCCTATTCACCTGCTGCACAGACACCTTGCTGGAAGAAGTGAGAGTGCACAAACTTCTCCAAGGATATCCAACTATGAAAATGAACAATGTGATGTGGATGGTGAAGCTTCCACAAGCTACCATCCAGGAACAGATGATACCCAAATGCAAGTTCTGGGGCCTCATTCAACAACAGAATTGCGTATTAGCACTAAACATGACATCAATTTTAGTTCATCAGAATTTTCTTTTGAGAAGCGAAACACCAGAGGAGATTAG
- the LOC100816742 gene encoding MLO-like protein 12 isoform X1 translates to MLTGWYSYYWLPFIPLIAILLVGAKLQMITKMGLRIQDRGEVFKGAPVVEPGDDLFWFNRPRFLLFIIHLVLFQNAFQLAHFAWSTMASTMKPTIFNDRVAAALKKWHHTSKKHVKHRKHSEGNNATPFSSRSSTPTFGMSPIHLLHRHLAGRSESAQTSPRISNYENEQCDVDGEASTSYHPGTDDTQMQVLGPHSTTELRISTKHDINFSSSEFSFEKRNTRGD, encoded by the exons ATGTTGACAGGGTGGTATTCTTATTATTGGCTTCCATTCATCCCATTAATT GCAATCTTACTAGTGGGTGCTAAGCTAcaaatgataacaaagatgGGACTGAGGATTCAAGACAGAGGGGAAGTATTCAAGGGTGCACCTGTGGTTGAGCCAGGAGATGACCTGTTCTGGTTCAACCGTCCACGCTTCCTTCTCTTCATCATTCATCTTGTTCTCTTTCAG AATGCCTTTCAATTAGCACATTTTGCATGGAGTACA ATGGCTTCAACCATGAAACCCACCATTTTCAATGATAGAGTAGCAGCAGCATTGAAGAAATGGCACCATACTTCCAAAAAGCATGTCAAACACCGCAAGCATTCAGAGGGTAACAATGCCACACCATTCTCAAGCAGATCATCAACCCCAACATTTGGCATGTCTCCTATTCACCTGCTGCACAGACACCTTGCTGGAAGAAGTGAGAGTGCACAAACTTCTCCAAGGATATCCAACTATGAAAATGAACAATGTGATGTGGATGGTGAAGCTTCCACAAGCTACCATCCAGGAACAGATGATACCCAAATGCAAGTTCTGGGGCCTCATTCAACAACAGAATTGCGTATTAGCACTAAACATGACATCAATTTTAGTTCATCAGAATTTTCTTTTGAGAAGCGAAACACCAGAGGAGATTAG
- the LOC100816742 gene encoding MLO-like protein 2 isoform X5: MITKMGLRIQDRGEVFKGAPVVEPGDDLFWFNRPRFLLFIIHLVLFQNAFQLAHFAWSTMASTMKPTIFNDRVAAALKKWHHTSKKHVKHRKHSEGNNATPFSSRSSTPTFGMSPIHLLHRHLAGRSESAQTSPRISNYENEQCDVDGEASTSYHPGTDDTQMQVLGPHSTTELRISTKHDINFSSSEFSFEKRNTRGD; this comes from the exons atgataacaaagatgGGACTGAGGATTCAAGACAGAGGGGAAGTATTCAAGGGTGCACCTGTGGTTGAGCCAGGAGATGACCTGTTCTGGTTCAACCGTCCACGCTTCCTTCTCTTCATCATTCATCTTGTTCTCTTTCAG AATGCCTTTCAATTAGCACATTTTGCATGGAGTACA ATGGCTTCAACCATGAAACCCACCATTTTCAATGATAGAGTAGCAGCAGCATTGAAGAAATGGCACCATACTTCCAAAAAGCATGTCAAACACCGCAAGCATTCAGAGGGTAACAATGCCACACCATTCTCAAGCAGATCATCAACCCCAACATTTGGCATGTCTCCTATTCACCTGCTGCACAGACACCTTGCTGGAAGAAGTGAGAGTGCACAAACTTCTCCAAGGATATCCAACTATGAAAATGAACAATGTGATGTGGATGGTGAAGCTTCCACAAGCTACCATCCAGGAACAGATGATACCCAAATGCAAGTTCTGGGGCCTCATTCAACAACAGAATTGCGTATTAGCACTAAACATGACATCAATTTTAGTTCATCAGAATTTTCTTTTGAGAAGCGAAACACCAGAGGAGATTAG
- the LOC100817285 gene encoding MLO-like protein 12: MAEKTQVYERTLEETPTWAVAVVCFVLLAVSIVIEHIIHGIGKWFKKKHKNALFEALEKVKGELLLLGFLSLLLTVLQDEISKICVSKNVASTWHPCANPKAPKTSQSEDESEDFQINSRKLLQFYDLVPRRVLATKGYDKCDEKGKVAFVSAYGIHQLHIFIFVLAIFHILQCIVTLTLGRTKMRKWRAWENETKTIEYQFYNDPERFRFARDTTFGRRHLNSWSQSTISLSIVSFFRQFFGSVNKVDYLTLRHGFITAHLAPGSDARFDFQKYIERSLEEDFKVVVGISPIIWFFAVLFLLTNTHGWYSYYWLPFIPLFIILLVGAKLQMIITKMGLKITDRGEVVKGAPVVVPGDDLFWFNRPGLLLFLIHLVLFQNAFQLAFFSWSTYEFSINSCFHETTEDIVIRLVMGVVIQFLCSYVTLPLYALVTQMGSTMKPTIFNQRVASALKNWHNTAKKHVKNSKHTTPFSSRPSTPQYGMSPIHLLHRHLAGRSESAQTSPRTSNYENEQWDVEGSPSPSHHAVAAEETQMQVFEPGSSSAPELPISSQLDIRVSSSEFSFEKRHTAESD; the protein is encoded by the exons ATGGCTGAGAAAACCCAAGTTTATGAACGAACTCTGGAGGAAACACCAACATGGGCTGTTGCGGTTGTGTGTTTTGTGCTGCTCGCTGTTTCAATCGTCATAGAACATATTATTCATGGTATTGGAAAG TGGTtcaaaaagaaacacaaaaatgCTCTTTTTGAAGCCTTGGAAAAGGTGAAAGGAG AGCTTTTGCTGCTAGGATTCCTATCCTTGCTCCTAACTGTGTTGCAAGATGAAATTTCTAAGATATGCGTATCAAAAAATGTTGCATCCACTTGGCATCCATGTGCCAACCCAAAGGCCCCAAAAACATCTCAATCCGAGGATGAATCTGAAGACTTTCAGATCAATTCTAGGAAACTCCTACAATTTTATGACCTCGTACCAAGGCGTGTTCTTGCTACAAAAGGATACGACAAGTGCGATGAAAAG GGAAAAGTTGCTTTTGTTTCAGCATATGGGATTCACCAGCTCCATATATTCATCTTTGTGCTAGCCATTTTTCATATCCTGCAATGCATTGTAACACTGACTTTGGGAAGAACTAAG ATGAGAAAGTGGAGGGCATGGGAAAATGAAACCAAGACTATCGAATATCAATTTTATAACG ATCCTGAGAGGTTCAGGTTTGCAAGGGACACAACGTTTGGACGAAGGCACTTGAACTCTTGGAGTCAGTCAACAATTTCCTTATCCATA GTTAGCTTCTTCCGACAATTCTTTGGATCTGTGAACAAAGTTGACTATTTAACATTACGACATGGATTCATCACG GCGCATTTGGCACCGGGAAGTGATGCAAGATTTGATTTCCAGAAGTACATCGAAAGATCACTTGAGGAGGATTTTAAAGTAGTAGTGGGAATAAG CCCAATCATATGGTTCTTTGCGGTGCTATTCCTGCTGACTAATACACATG GGTGGTATTCCTATTATTGGCTTCCATTTATCCCATTATTT ATAATCTTATTAGTGGGTGCTAAGTTACAAATGATCATAACAAAGATGGGACTGAAGATTACAGACAGAGGAGAAGTTGTCAAAGGTGCACCTGTGGTTGTGCCAGGTGATGATCTGTTCTGGTTCAACCGTCCTGGTCTCCTTCTATTTTTGATTCATCTTGTGCTATTTCAG AATGCTTTTCAACTGGCGTTTTTCTCTTGGAGTACT TATGAATTCTCCATAAACTCCTGCTTCCACGAAACAACAGAAGACATTGTCATAAGACTTGTAATGGG GGTTGTGATACAATTTCTGTGCAGCTATGTGACCTTGCCTCTATATGCTCTAGTCACACAG aTGGGTTCAACCATGAAGCCCACCATCTTCAATCAGAGAGTGGCATCAGCACTGAAGAACTGGCACAACACTGCCAAGAAGCATGTCAAAAACAGTAAGCACACCACTCCATTCTCAAGCAGGCCATCAACCCCTCAATATGGTATGTCTCCAATTCATCTGCTACACAGACACCTTGCTGGAAGAAGTGAGAGTGCACAAACCTCTCCAAGAACATCCAACTATGAAAATGAACAGTGGGATGTTGAAGGCTCACCTTCCCCAAGCCACCATGCAGTAGCTGCTGAAGAAACCCAGATGCAAGTTTTTGAGCCAGGCTCAAGCTCAGCACCAGAATTGCCTATTAGCTCTCAACTTGATATCAGAGTTAGTTCATCAGAGTTTTCCTTTGAGAAGAGACACACTGCTGAAAGTGATTAG
- the LOC100815855 gene encoding ribonuclease S-2 has protein sequence MKSKFLFVFLLLGILNCEAQYFNANPYDYLQLALRWPNSYCLTHEGGCREIVPQYFTISYLHPMRRGGPDLQNCPSPFNMPNSTMEINKNDLLKYWPDLRTDNFIESKSLWRDQWRKFGSCYSMMPDDYIVYALNSRKRNDLKKILTNAGIVASGNPYPTRRILQAFRKALGVNVDIVCEPDRSGNVYLAEVHQCVDAAGTTSIDCDNKARGCDDDPIFPYMGFQPDKDPK, from the exons atGAAGAGCAAGttcctttttgttttcctaTTATTGGGAATTCTTAACTGTGAGGCACAATATTTCAATGCCAACCCATACGACTATTTACAACTAGCCTTAAGGTGGCCTAATTCCTATTGCTTGACACATGAAGGTGGTTGCAGGGAAATAGTGCCACAATATTTTACTATTAGCTACCTTCATCCCATGAGAAGAGGAGGCcctgatctgcaaaattgcccCTCACCATTTAATATGCCAAATAGCACT ATGGAGATAAACAAGAATGACCTACTCAAATACTGGCCTGATCTGAGAACTGATAATTTTATTGAGAGCAAGTCATTATGGAGGGACCAATGGAGAAAGTTTGGTTCATGCTATAGTATGATGCCAGATGACTATATTGTTTATGCACTCAACAGTAGAAAGAGAAATGACCTCAAGAAAATCTTGACAAATGCAg GTATTGTTGCAAGTGGAAATCCATATCCAACACGTAGGATACTACAAGCTTTCAGGAAAGCTTTAGGTGTGAATGTTGACATAGTTTGTGAGCCAGATAGAAGTGGAAATGTTTATCTTGCAGAGGTCCATCAATGTGTTGATGCTGCTGGAACAACATCTATAGACTGTGACAATAAGGCAAGAGGATGTGATGATGACCCCATCTTTCCCTACATGGGATTCCAACCAGACAAAGATCCCAAGTAA
- the LOC100817818 gene encoding ribonuclease 1 isoform X2: MIMNSILLVLLLMEILNCEAQYFDASPYDYLELALRWPNSYCLTHEDGCREIVPQYFTISYFRPRKLGGPDLQYCPTPITLSNNIIETNKYDLLRFWPDLRTDNFIESKSLWRDQWKKFGSCCFMMPDDYFVYALNNRKRYDLKRILTSAGIVANGNSYPTYRILQIFKKTLGLNVSIVCESDRSGNVYLAEVHQCVDISGTMPISCDNKAKGCDDDPIFPYMGFQPDKDPK, translated from the exons ATGATCATGAATAGCATCCTTTTGGTTTTACTACTCATGGAAATTCTTAACTGTGAAGCACAATATTTCGATGCCAGCCCGTACGACTATTTAGAACTAGCCTTAAGGTGGCCAAACTCCTACTGCTTAACACATGAAGATGGTTGCAGGGAAATAGTGCCCCAATATTTCACTATTAGCTACTTTCGTCCCAGGAAATTGGGAGGGCCTGATCTACAATATTGTCCCACGCCAATCACTCTGTCAAATAACATT ATTGAAACGAACAAATATGACCTACTTAGATTCTGGCCTGATCTGAGAACTGATAATTTTATAGAGAGCAAGTCATTATGGAGGGACCAATGGAAAAAATTTGGATCCTGCTGTTTTATGATGCCAGATGACTATTTTGTTTATGCACTCAACAACAGAAAGAGATACGACCTAAAGAGAATCTTGACAAGTGCAG GTATTGTTGCCAATGGAAATTCATATCCAACGTATAGGATACTACAAATTTTCAAGAAAACTCTAGGTTTGAATGTGAGCATAGTTTGTGAGTCAGATAGAAGTGGCAATGTTTATCTTGCAGAGGTGCATCAATGTGTTGACATCTCTGGAACAATGCCGATAAGTTGTGACAATAAAGCAAAAGGATGTGACGATGACCCCATCTTTCCCTATATGGGATTTCAACCAGATAAAGATCCCAAATAA
- the LOC100817818 gene encoding ribonuclease 1 isoform X1, whose protein sequence is MIMNSILLVLLLMEILNCEAQYFDASPYDYLELALRWPNSYCLTHEDGCREIVPQYFTISYFRPRKLGGPDLQYCPTPITLSNNIIETNKYDLLRFWPDLRTDNFIESKSLWRDQWKKFGSCCFMMPDDYFVYALNNRKRYDLKRILTSAGKCIVANGNSYPTYRILQIFKKTLGLNVSIVCESDRSGNVYLAEVHQCVDISGTMPISCDNKAKGCDDDPIFPYMGFQPDKDPK, encoded by the exons ATGATCATGAATAGCATCCTTTTGGTTTTACTACTCATGGAAATTCTTAACTGTGAAGCACAATATTTCGATGCCAGCCCGTACGACTATTTAGAACTAGCCTTAAGGTGGCCAAACTCCTACTGCTTAACACATGAAGATGGTTGCAGGGAAATAGTGCCCCAATATTTCACTATTAGCTACTTTCGTCCCAGGAAATTGGGAGGGCCTGATCTACAATATTGTCCCACGCCAATCACTCTGTCAAATAACATT ATTGAAACGAACAAATATGACCTACTTAGATTCTGGCCTGATCTGAGAACTGATAATTTTATAGAGAGCAAGTCATTATGGAGGGACCAATGGAAAAAATTTGGATCCTGCTGTTTTATGATGCCAGATGACTATTTTGTTTATGCACTCAACAACAGAAAGAGATACGACCTAAAGAGAATCTTGACAAGTGCAGGTAAAT GTATTGTTGCCAATGGAAATTCATATCCAACGTATAGGATACTACAAATTTTCAAGAAAACTCTAGGTTTGAATGTGAGCATAGTTTGTGAGTCAGATAGAAGTGGCAATGTTTATCTTGCAGAGGTGCATCAATGTGTTGACATCTCTGGAACAATGCCGATAAGTTGTGACAATAAAGCAAAAGGATGTGACGATGACCCCATCTTTCCCTATATGGGATTTCAACCAGATAAAGATCCCAAATAA